In Hoeflea ulvae, one genomic interval encodes:
- a CDS encoding DUF808 domain-containing protein, protein MSGLLALLDDVAALTKLAAAQLDDVTAQAAKVGVKTAGILIDDTAVTPKYVTGLPAARELPIVWQIARGSLFNKLVILLPIAMLLNVFAPWLLSPLLMIGGGYLCFEGAEKIWHFFHPEPLPVYDDNPIDHAHLEKQRVAGAIKTDFILSAEIMTIALSSIESGTVWMEAMVLAVVAVGITALVYGSVAILVKADDVGLKMAQGAYFDATRSLGRAIVRGMPTFMETVASIGTAAMLWVGGSIIIHGLEGFGITFFGHLVEDSSAAVREAVAFASGFLGWATEALISGIFGLAVGLVLLGVITLGKRVFKRG, encoded by the coding sequence ATGAGCGGACTGCTTGCCCTTCTGGACGATGTCGCAGCACTGACCAAGCTGGCAGCAGCGCAACTGGATGATGTCACCGCGCAAGCCGCCAAGGTCGGCGTCAAGACAGCCGGCATCCTGATCGACGACACGGCTGTGACGCCGAAATACGTGACCGGCCTCCCGGCGGCCCGCGAATTGCCCATCGTCTGGCAGATCGCGCGGGGTTCGCTGTTCAACAAGCTGGTCATCCTGCTGCCGATTGCCATGCTGCTCAACGTCTTCGCACCCTGGCTGCTGTCACCGCTGCTGATGATCGGCGGCGGGTATCTGTGTTTTGAAGGGGCGGAAAAGATCTGGCATTTCTTCCATCCCGAACCGCTTCCCGTCTATGACGACAACCCGATCGATCATGCGCATCTGGAAAAGCAGCGGGTCGCCGGCGCGATCAAGACCGATTTCATCCTGTCGGCCGAGATCATGACGATTGCGCTGTCCTCGATCGAATCCGGCACAGTGTGGATGGAAGCCATGGTGCTGGCCGTTGTGGCCGTGGGCATCACGGCCCTCGTCTATGGCAGCGTCGCCATTCTGGTCAAAGCCGACGATGTCGGCCTGAAAATGGCGCAGGGCGCCTATTTCGACGCGACGCGCAGCCTTGGCCGCGCCATCGTGCGCGGCATGCCCACCTTCATGGAAACCGTCGCTAGCATTGGCACCGCGGCGATGCTCTGGGTCGGCGGCTCGATCATCATTCACGGCCTGGAAGGTTTCGGCATCACGTTTTTCGGCCATCTGGTCGAAGATTCCTCGGCTGCCGTGCGCGAAGCCGTGGCCTTCGCCTCGGGCTTCCTCGGCTGGGCGACGGAAGCCCTGATCAGCGGTATTTTCGGCCTTGCGGTCGGCCTGGTCCTGCTCGGAGTGATCACCCTGGGCAAGCGCGTTTTCAAGCGCGGCTGA
- a CDS encoding NADP-dependent oxidoreductase, translated as MKAAIINNYATDVEIADVPDPVLDADSVLIQVHAASLNPIDNIVRAGQMKDIIPLSFPHVMGYDVSGVVSKIGANVAGIKLGDAVYARPNQDDAGSLAEVARIKADELALKPAGLSHAEAASIPLAGLTAWQALVDKAALKAGQKILIHAGSGGVGTLAIQIAKHIGAHVATTTSAGNADLVRSLGADEVIDYRTENFEDSVSDYDVVFDMLGGETMERSFGVLKKGGVLVSIKGQDTNNLAEKHGVRFEWFFMSPNGAQLSELSALIDKGIVKPVIDSSYELADVAAAYDKLADGHAVGKIVVTVR; from the coding sequence ATGAAAGCCGCCATCATCAACAATTACGCCACCGACGTCGAAATCGCAGACGTTCCGGACCCGGTTCTGGACGCGGATTCGGTGCTGATCCAGGTGCATGCCGCCAGCCTCAACCCGATCGACAACATCGTGCGCGCCGGACAGATGAAGGACATCATCCCGCTGAGTTTCCCGCATGTGATGGGCTATGACGTCTCGGGTGTTGTCAGCAAGATCGGCGCCAATGTTGCGGGCATCAAGCTGGGGGACGCGGTCTATGCCCGCCCCAACCAGGACGATGCGGGATCACTGGCGGAAGTCGCCCGCATCAAGGCCGATGAACTGGCCCTGAAGCCCGCCGGCCTCAGCCACGCCGAAGCGGCGTCGATCCCACTGGCCGGGCTGACGGCATGGCAGGCGCTGGTCGACAAGGCCGCACTCAAGGCCGGGCAGAAGATCCTGATCCATGCCGGTTCCGGCGGTGTTGGCACGCTGGCAATCCAGATCGCCAAGCATATCGGCGCCCATGTCGCCACCACCACCAGCGCCGGCAATGCCGATCTGGTGCGCTCGCTCGGCGCCGACGAGGTGATCGATTACAGGACCGAAAACTTCGAGGACAGCGTGTCCGATTACGACGTCGTGTTCGACATGCTGGGCGGCGAAACCATGGAGCGCTCCTTCGGCGTGCTGAAAAAGGGCGGCGTCCTGGTCTCGATCAAGGGACAGGATACAAACAATCTGGCCGAAAAGCACGGCGTCCGCTTCGAATGGTTCTTCATGTCGCCCAACGGCGCGCAGCTGAGCGAACTGAGCGCCCTGATCGACAAGGGCATCGTCAAGCCGGTGATCGACAGCAGCTACGAGTTGGCCGATGTTGCTGCGGCCTATGACAAGCTTGCCGATGGCCATGCCGTGGGCAAGATCGTCGTCACTGTCAGGTAA
- a CDS encoding zinc ABC transporter substrate-binding protein: protein MMTFRRLLASAAISLALSPALATGSLAEPRVVASIKPVHSLVAAVMEGVGTPDLIVSGAASPHSYALKPSQASALEDADLVFWIGHELETFLEKPIETIGARARVVELMDSDGLVKLPFRTGGAFEAHAHEDHDGEEGHAGHDDDGHDDHDGHEAAHHDDKDDHADGHAAHDDHDKHDDHGDHDAHGGFDAHVWLDPMNAKIFVGAISEALIESDPANAAAYAANAARVEKQLNGLVSEITASLVPVHDKGFIVFHDAYQYFEKRFGISAAGSVTVNPEVRPGAERVSAIHDKIAELGATCVFAEPQFESRLIDVVVEGSDARTATIDPLGAALEDGPELYFEVIRGMAGSIRDCLAPDAK, encoded by the coding sequence ATGATGACATTTCGCCGTTTGCTTGCCAGCGCAGCCATTTCCCTCGCCCTGTCACCGGCGCTGGCGACCGGGAGCCTTGCCGAACCGCGTGTGGTTGCCTCGATCAAGCCGGTCCATTCGCTGGTCGCCGCGGTCATGGAGGGTGTCGGCACCCCCGACCTCATCGTTTCGGGCGCTGCCTCGCCGCATTCCTATGCCTTGAAGCCGAGCCAGGCGTCAGCGCTTGAAGATGCAGATCTGGTGTTCTGGATCGGCCATGAACTCGAAACCTTCCTGGAAAAGCCGATCGAGACCATCGGCGCGCGCGCCCGCGTCGTCGAACTGATGGACAGCGACGGGCTGGTCAAGCTTCCGTTCCGGACCGGCGGAGCCTTTGAAGCGCATGCGCATGAGGATCACGACGGTGAGGAAGGCCATGCCGGGCACGATGACGATGGCCATGATGATCACGACGGGCACGAAGCTGCCCATCATGACGACAAGGACGATCACGCCGATGGCCATGCGGCCCATGACGACCATGACAAGCATGACGACCACGGAGACCATGATGCGCATGGCGGATTTGACGCCCATGTCTGGCTGGACCCGATGAACGCCAAGATCTTCGTCGGCGCCATCAGCGAAGCATTGATCGAATCCGATCCGGCCAATGCCGCCGCCTATGCCGCCAATGCCGCCAGGGTCGAAAAGCAGCTCAACGGGCTGGTGAGCGAAATCACCGCCAGCCTGGTGCCGGTTCATGACAAGGGATTCATCGTCTTCCACGACGCCTACCAGTATTTCGAGAAACGCTTCGGCATCTCGGCGGCCGGTTCGGTCACGGTCAATCCCGAAGTGCGCCCAGGCGCCGAACGGGTTTCCGCGATCCACGACAAGATTGCCGAGCTCGGGGCCACCTGCGTGTTTGCCGAGCCGCAATTCGAAAGCCGGCTGATCGATGTGGTGGTCGAGGGCAGCGATGCCAGAACCGCCACGATCGATCCGCTCGGTGCTGCGCTGGAAGACGGTCCGGAGCTCTATTTCGAGGTGATCCGCGGCATGGCCGGTTCCATCCGGGACTGCCTGGCACCGGACGCCAAATAG
- a CDS encoding metal ABC transporter ATP-binding protein, whose amino-acid sequence MATNTPLISLTHAGVERAGRWLVRGVDLAVSQGEIVTLIGPNGSGKSTTAKMALGVMKPDAGSAQRAPGLKVGYVPQKLSIDWTLPLTVARFMHLTGTPTANQVDHALAATGIAHLAQSEVRNLSGGEFQRAMLARAIARKPDLLVLDEPVQGVDFTGEIALYDLIKRIRDDIGCGVLLISHDLHVVMAATDRVICLNGHVCCQGSPVAVASSEEYRRLFGGRADATLAVYEHNHDHTHLADGTVRHADGSVTEHCHPGDGHHDHGHDHNHGHDHDHGHHLPPGALKPGTASTTGAGGSNA is encoded by the coding sequence GTGGCTACCAACACGCCTCTCATATCGCTCACCCATGCGGGTGTGGAACGCGCCGGCCGGTGGCTGGTCCGCGGCGTCGATCTTGCCGTCAGCCAGGGCGAGATCGTCACGCTGATCGGCCCCAATGGATCGGGCAAGTCGACCACCGCGAAAATGGCGCTCGGCGTCATGAAGCCGGATGCCGGCTCGGCGCAGCGAGCGCCCGGCCTCAAGGTCGGCTATGTGCCGCAAAAGCTCTCGATCGACTGGACCTTGCCGCTGACCGTGGCGCGCTTCATGCACCTGACCGGCACGCCGACGGCCAACCAGGTCGACCATGCGCTCGCCGCCACCGGCATCGCCCATCTGGCGCAATCCGAAGTGCGCAATCTTTCCGGCGGCGAATTCCAGCGCGCCATGCTTGCCCGCGCCATTGCCCGCAAGCCCGATCTGCTGGTGCTGGACGAGCCGGTGCAGGGCGTCGATTTCACCGGCGAGATCGCGCTCTATGACCTGATCAAGCGGATCCGCGATGACATCGGCTGCGGCGTGCTGCTGATCTCGCATGACCTGCATGTGGTGATGGCGGCGACCGACCGGGTGATCTGCCTCAACGGCCATGTCTGCTGCCAGGGCTCGCCCGTCGCCGTGGCTTCGAGCGAGGAATACCGCCGCCTGTTCGGCGGCCGCGCCGATGCGACCCTGGCGGTCTACGAGCACAATCACGACCACACCCATCTTGCCGATGGAACCGTGCGCCATGCCGACGGCTCGGTGACCGAGCACTGCCATCCCGGCGACGGCCATCATGATCACGGCCATGATCACAACCATGGCCATGACCATGATCACGGCCATCACTTGCCGCCCGGCGCGCTCAAGCCCGGCACAGCATCAACGACAGGGGCAGGGGGCAGCAATGCTTGA
- a CDS encoding metal ABC transporter permease yields the protein MLDDFFTRAIVAGLGVALVAGPLGCFIIWRRLAYFGDTLSHAALLGVALAFLLEVNVTLAVFAVSALISLALLALQKRATLSSDALLGLLSHSALALGLVALAFMSWVRIDLMGLLFGDILAVSKTDIAVIWSGGIAVLGVLVLIWRPLFAATVNAELAEAEGLNPDRANLVFMILMATVIAISMKIVGVLLITAMLIIPAATARRFASGPEQMAVFASIIGMLAVVLGLEGSLNWDTPSGPTIVVAALGLFLLAMSPLGGRIASLAKQRSDRINRKGSLS from the coding sequence ATGCTTGACGATTTCTTCACCCGCGCCATCGTCGCCGGCCTCGGCGTTGCCCTGGTCGCCGGGCCGCTCGGCTGTTTCATCATCTGGCGCCGGCTGGCCTATTTCGGCGATACGCTGTCCCATGCTGCCCTGCTCGGCGTGGCGCTGGCGTTCCTGCTCGAGGTCAATGTGACCCTGGCCGTCTTTGCCGTCTCGGCGCTGATCTCGCTGGCCCTGCTGGCCCTGCAGAAGCGCGCCACGCTGTCATCCGACGCGCTGCTCGGCCTGCTGTCGCATTCTGCGCTGGCGCTCGGTCTGGTGGCGCTGGCTTTCATGAGCTGGGTCCGCATCGATCTGATGGGGCTGCTGTTCGGCGACATCCTTGCCGTGTCGAAAACCGACATCGCCGTGATCTGGAGCGGTGGCATCGCCGTGCTGGGCGTGCTGGTGCTGATCTGGCGGCCATTGTTTGCCGCCACCGTCAATGCCGAACTGGCCGAGGCCGAGGGGCTCAATCCGGACCGGGCCAATCTGGTCTTCATGATCCTGATGGCCACCGTCATCGCCATTTCGATGAAGATCGTCGGCGTGCTGCTGATCACCGCCATGCTGATCATTCCCGCCGCCACCGCCCGCCGTTTTGCATCCGGGCCGGAGCAGATGGCGGTGTTTGCCTCGATCATCGGCATGCTGGCGGTGGTGCTGGGGCTGGAAGGCTCGCTCAACTGGGACACGCCCTCGGGACCGACGATCGTGGTTGCGGCGCTGGGGCTTTTTCTTCTCGCCATGTCGCCGCTGGGCGGACGTATCGCCAGCCTGGCAAAACAGCGGTCCGACCGCATCAACCGGAAAGGCAGCCTGTCATGA
- a CDS encoding Fur family transcriptional regulator yields MSEAVHFHGRDAADLTKNQSLVFGALSRAEGPLSAYTILDQLRDDGFRAPLQVYRALDKLVETGMVHRLESLNAFVACRHPGCDSHETIAFAICETCGKVTEISDEALENRLRQLAREDGFTVKKAVVELRGVCAGCA; encoded by the coding sequence ATGAGTGAAGCGGTCCACTTCCATGGTCGCGACGCGGCCGATCTGACCAAGAACCAGTCCCTGGTGTTTGGCGCGCTTTCGCGCGCCGAGGGGCCCCTGTCGGCCTATACCATTCTGGACCAGTTGCGCGACGACGGTTTTCGCGCCCCGCTGCAGGTCTATCGGGCGCTCGACAAGCTGGTCGAGACCGGCATGGTGCACCGGCTCGAAAGCCTCAACGCATTCGTCGCCTGCCGCCATCCCGGCTGCGACAGCCACGAAACCATCGCCTTCGCCATCTGCGAGACCTGCGGCAAGGTCACCGAGATTTCCGACGAGGCGCTGGAAAACCGCCTGCGCCAGCTTGCCCGCGAAGACGGCTTTACCGTCAAGAAGGCGGTGGTTGAACTGCGTGGAGTCTGCGCCGGCTGCGCGTGA